The following proteins are co-located in the Mycolicibacterium goodii genome:
- a CDS encoding S1 family peptidase → MGGQLASRHRWQLLVGAPVVALFAVLAPWAAGHAYAAPPVVLGGGSGIVVDGESFCTLTAIGHDSAGRLIGFTSAHCGGPGATVAAESDVAAGVLGKMVAGNDLLDYAVIEFDPQKVTPTNNINGFRIDGIGPDPRFGEIACKLGRTTGYSCGVTWGPGKDPGTIVNQVCGQPGDSGAPVTVNNLLVGMIHGAFTEDLPTCVVKFVPLHTPAVTMSINTQLADITAKNRPGTGFVPIP, encoded by the coding sequence ATGGGAGGACAGTTGGCGAGCAGACACCGCTGGCAGTTGCTTGTTGGTGCACCGGTTGTTGCCTTGTTCGCTGTGCTCGCCCCGTGGGCTGCGGGGCACGCGTATGCCGCGCCTCCGGTGGTGCTCGGCGGCGGGTCGGGCATCGTCGTCGACGGCGAGTCGTTCTGCACCCTCACCGCGATCGGCCACGACAGCGCGGGCCGGCTGATCGGCTTCACCTCGGCGCACTGCGGCGGGCCGGGTGCCACCGTGGCCGCCGAGAGTGACGTGGCCGCAGGCGTGCTCGGCAAGATGGTCGCGGGCAACGACCTGCTCGACTACGCGGTGATCGAATTCGACCCGCAGAAGGTCACGCCGACCAACAACATCAACGGGTTCCGGATCGACGGTATCGGCCCGGATCCCCGGTTCGGTGAGATCGCCTGCAAGCTCGGCCGCACCACGGGCTATTCGTGCGGCGTGACGTGGGGCCCCGGCAAGGATCCCGGCACCATCGTCAACCAGGTGTGCGGCCAGCCCGGCGATTCCGGGGCGCCCGTGACCGTCAACAATCTGCTGGTCGGCATGATCCACGGCGCCTTCACCGAGGACCTGCCCACCTGCGTGGTGAAGTTCGTGCCGCTGCACACCCCCGCGGTGACCATGTCGATCAACACCCAGTTGGCCGATATCACCGCCAAGAACCGTCCCGGCACGGGTTTCGTCCCGATCCCGTAG
- a CDS encoding phage holin family protein: MSIGDRRNGVPATVTSIPLVDPHAPKPDPSIGDLVKDATAQVSTLVRAEVELAKAEITRDVKKGLTGSVFFIAALVVLFYSTFFFFFFLAELLDTWLWRWVAFLIVFAIMLVFTGALALFGYLKVRRIRGPRQTIESVKETREALTPGHDKTTAQVDVAKPTADPSGW, translated from the coding sequence GTGAGCATTGGCGACCGCAGGAACGGCGTACCGGCGACGGTGACCTCGATTCCGCTGGTGGATCCGCACGCCCCCAAGCCGGACCCGTCGATCGGCGACCTGGTGAAGGACGCCACCGCGCAGGTGTCCACGCTCGTGCGGGCCGAAGTGGAACTGGCCAAGGCCGAGATCACCCGCGACGTCAAGAAGGGCCTCACCGGCAGCGTCTTCTTCATCGCCGCGCTCGTGGTGCTGTTCTACTCGACGTTCTTTTTCTTCTTCTTCCTCGCCGAACTCCTCGACACCTGGCTGTGGCGGTGGGTCGCGTTCCTGATCGTGTTCGCCATCATGCTGGTGTTCACCGGCGCGTTGGCGCTGTTCGGCTATCTCAAGGTGCGCCGCATCCGCGGGCCGCGCCAGACCATCGAATCCGTCAAGGAAACGCGTGAGGCGCTGACGCCGGGCCACGACAAGACCACCGCCCAGGTCGACGTCGCCAAACCGACCGCTGACCCGTCCGGCTGGTAA
- a CDS encoding alpha/beta fold hydrolase codes for MPAPDPSVTRIDGPWRHLQVHANGIRFHVVEALQTETDDSGSTGPAVAVDRPLVILLHGFGSFWWSWRHQLTGLRDARVVAVDLRGYGGSDKPPRGYDGWTLAGDTAGLVRALGHKSATLVGHADGGLVCWATAVLHPRAVDAIALVSSPHPVALRASAVKRRDQARALLPWMLRYQVPMWPERKLTGNDAAELERVVRSRAGAAWQQTPDFAETMRYLRRAIRIPGAAHSALEYQRWAVRSQLRGEGRRFMASMKRPVNVPVLHLRGDEDPYVLPDPVYRTQRYAPHGRYVSITGAGHFAHEERPDAVNEQLGRFLAQLRS; via the coding sequence ATGCCGGCACCCGACCCCTCGGTCACTCGGATCGACGGGCCGTGGCGACATCTGCAGGTGCACGCCAACGGCATTCGCTTCCACGTTGTCGAAGCCCTCCAAACCGAAACCGACGATTCCGGGTCGACCGGCCCCGCAGTCGCCGTCGACCGGCCGCTGGTCATCCTGCTGCACGGCTTCGGGTCGTTCTGGTGGTCGTGGCGTCATCAACTCACCGGCCTGCGCGACGCGCGGGTGGTCGCGGTCGATCTGCGCGGGTACGGCGGCAGCGACAAACCGCCGCGCGGCTACGACGGCTGGACGCTGGCCGGTGACACGGCCGGCCTGGTGCGCGCGCTGGGCCACAAGTCCGCGACGCTGGTGGGTCACGCCGACGGCGGCCTGGTGTGCTGGGCGACCGCGGTGCTGCATCCGCGCGCGGTCGACGCGATCGCGTTGGTCAGCTCACCGCATCCGGTGGCGTTGCGCGCCTCGGCGGTGAAGCGCCGCGACCAGGCCCGCGCGCTGCTGCCGTGGATGCTGCGCTATCAGGTGCCGATGTGGCCCGAGCGCAAGCTCACCGGCAACGACGCCGCCGAACTCGAACGCGTGGTCCGCAGCCGCGCCGGTGCCGCGTGGCAGCAGACCCCCGATTTCGCCGAGACGATGCGGTATCTGCGCCGCGCCATCCGGATTCCCGGAGCCGCGCATTCGGCGCTGGAGTATCAGCGGTGGGCCGTGCGCAGCCAGCTGCGCGGGGAGGGCAGGCGGTTCATGGCGTCGATGAAACGTCCCGTGAACGTGCCGGTGCTGCACCTGCGGGGCGACGAGGATCCGTACGTGCTGCCCGACCCGGTGTACCGGACGCAGCGGTACGCGCCGCACGGGCGCTACGTATCCATCACCGGCGCCGGGCATTTCGCGCACGAGGAACGGCCCGACGCGGTCAACGAACAGCTGGGCCGGTTCCTCGCGCAGCTCAGGAGTTGA
- the marP gene encoding acid resistance serine protease MarP: MTPSLWLDLAVVAIAFVAAVSGWRSGALGSLMSFIGVVLGAVAGVLLAPHVIPHVDGARTKLFVTLFLILALVVVGEIAGVVLGRAVRGTIRSGLFRAFDSIVGVSLMLVSVLVAAWLLGSLMTSSDQPNLAAAVKGSRVLSEVDRVAPAWLRQVPTRLSGLLDTSGLPDVLEPFGRTPIVNVDAPDAALANDAVVAATRPSVVKIRGVAPSCQKVLEGSGFVVAPNRVMSNAHVVAGADSVTVEVDGQTYEAGVVSYDPDADISILDVPNLPSAPLAFAAEPAPQGTDAVVMGYPGGGDFLATPARVREIIELNGPDIYRTTTVTREVYTVRGTVRQGNSGGPMINRAGKVLGVVFGAAVDDVDTGFVLTAKEVEHQLAKIGNTERVATGTCINS, encoded by the coding sequence ATGACTCCCTCGCTGTGGCTTGATCTGGCCGTCGTCGCCATCGCCTTCGTCGCCGCCGTCTCCGGCTGGCGTTCGGGGGCGCTGGGCTCGTTGATGTCGTTCATCGGCGTCGTACTCGGGGCGGTGGCCGGGGTGCTGCTGGCCCCGCACGTGATCCCGCACGTCGACGGCGCGCGCACCAAGCTGTTCGTGACGCTGTTCCTCATCCTCGCGCTCGTCGTGGTCGGTGAGATCGCCGGTGTCGTGCTGGGCCGCGCGGTGCGCGGCACCATCCGCAGCGGGCTGTTCCGCGCGTTCGACTCGATCGTCGGTGTGAGCCTCATGCTGGTGTCCGTGCTGGTGGCCGCGTGGCTGCTGGGCAGCCTGATGACCTCGTCGGACCAGCCGAATCTCGCGGCCGCGGTGAAGGGTTCGCGCGTGCTGTCCGAGGTGGACCGGGTGGCGCCGGCGTGGCTGCGTCAGGTGCCGACGCGGCTGTCGGGGCTGCTGGACACCTCGGGTCTGCCCGATGTGCTCGAACCGTTCGGCCGCACCCCGATCGTCAACGTCGACGCGCCCGACGCGGCGCTGGCCAACGACGCCGTGGTCGCCGCGACCCGGCCCAGTGTGGTCAAGATCCGCGGCGTCGCGCCGAGCTGCCAGAAGGTGTTGGAGGGCAGCGGTTTCGTGGTCGCGCCCAACCGGGTGATGTCCAACGCGCACGTGGTGGCCGGTGCCGACAGCGTGACCGTCGAGGTCGACGGCCAGACCTACGAGGCGGGCGTGGTGTCCTACGACCCCGACGCCGACATCTCGATCCTCGACGTGCCGAACCTGCCGTCGGCGCCGCTGGCGTTCGCGGCCGAACCGGCGCCGCAGGGCACCGACGCCGTGGTGATGGGCTATCCGGGTGGCGGGGACTTCCTGGCCACACCGGCGCGCGTGCGCGAGATCATCGAGCTCAACGGGCCCGACATCTACCGCACCACGACCGTGACGCGGGAGGTCTACACCGTCAGAGGAACTGTGCGGCAGGGCAATTCCGGCGGACCGATGATCAACCGGGCAGGCAAGGTGCTCGGTGTGGTGTTCGGCGCGGCCGTCGACGACGTCGACACGGGGTTCGTGCTGACCGCCAAAGAGGTCGAACACCAGCTCGCCAAGATCGGCAACACCGAGCGCGTCGCCACCGGGACCTGCATCAACTCCTGA
- a CDS encoding NUDIX hydrolase — protein sequence MSSTPEGLVPDAAPPWLRPLLDNVEHVPNAYRRRVPPEVLASIVEANHQAAETGSRRDAAVLVLFSGPPDAPAGALPDDADLLVTVRASTLRHHAGQAAFPGGATDPGDTDPVATAFREATEETGVDTSRLFPLATLDKMFIPPSGFHVVPVLAYSPDPGPVAVVDESETAAVSRVPVRAFVNPQNRLMVYRESRTSRFAGPAFLLNEMLVWGFTGQVISAMLDVAGWAKPWNTDDVRGLEEAMALVGRANSYGEAHRGTGI from the coding sequence GTGAGTTCGACGCCCGAGGGGCTGGTTCCCGACGCCGCCCCGCCCTGGCTCAGGCCGTTGTTGGACAACGTCGAGCACGTCCCGAACGCATACCGCCGCCGGGTGCCACCTGAGGTGCTCGCGAGCATCGTCGAGGCCAACCATCAGGCCGCCGAAACCGGTTCGCGGCGCGACGCGGCTGTCCTGGTGCTGTTCTCGGGCCCGCCGGACGCCCCGGCCGGGGCGCTGCCCGACGACGCCGACCTGCTGGTGACCGTCCGCGCCTCGACACTGCGCCACCACGCCGGGCAGGCCGCGTTCCCGGGTGGCGCCACCGACCCCGGGGACACCGACCCGGTGGCGACGGCGTTCCGCGAGGCCACCGAGGAGACCGGCGTCGACACCAGCAGGCTGTTCCCGCTGGCCACGCTCGACAAGATGTTCATCCCGCCGTCGGGGTTCCACGTCGTCCCGGTGCTGGCGTACTCGCCGGATCCGGGCCCGGTGGCCGTGGTCGACGAGTCCGAGACCGCCGCGGTGTCACGGGTGCCGGTGCGCGCGTTCGTCAATCCGCAGAACCGGCTGATGGTGTACCGGGAGAGCAGGACCAGCCGGTTCGCCGGCCCGGCGTTCCTGCTCAACGAGATGCTGGTGTGGGGTTTCACGGGCCAGGTGATCTCGGCGATGCTCGACGTCGCGGGCTGGGCCAAGCCGTGGAACACCGACGACGTGCGGGGCCTGGAGGAAGCAATGGCGCTTGTCGGCCGCGCGAACAGCTACGGTGAAGCCCATCGTGGAACTGGAATTTGA
- a CDS encoding TlpA family protein disulfide reductase, with protein MSVSTRWTVAVLVVLLALGTAFWLELRDDTPAPGPDAGSVSARDHRDADTPEALAAPRARADLPPCPGPGGGPGPEALRGITLECAGDGNPVDVAAALAGRPVVLNLWAYWCGPCADELPAMAEYQRRHPDVLVLTVHQDENETAALLRLAELGVRLPTVQDGRRLVAAALRVPNVMPATVVLRPDGSVAQILPRSFVDADDIAAAVDELIRSSR; from the coding sequence ATGAGCGTCTCGACCCGGTGGACCGTCGCGGTTCTGGTGGTTCTGCTGGCGTTGGGCACCGCGTTCTGGCTGGAGTTGCGGGACGACACGCCCGCCCCGGGTCCCGACGCAGGCAGCGTATCGGCGCGCGACCACCGCGACGCCGACACGCCCGAGGCGCTCGCCGCACCCCGCGCCCGCGCCGATCTGCCGCCGTGTCCCGGCCCGGGCGGCGGGCCCGGGCCCGAGGCGCTGCGCGGCATCACCCTCGAATGCGCGGGCGACGGGAACCCGGTCGACGTCGCCGCGGCGCTGGCAGGCCGGCCCGTGGTGCTCAACCTGTGGGCCTACTGGTGCGGCCCGTGCGCCGACGAACTGCCCGCGATGGCCGAATACCAGCGCCGCCACCCCGACGTCCTGGTGCTCACCGTGCACCAGGACGAGAACGAGACGGCCGCGCTGCTGCGGCTGGCCGAGCTCGGCGTGCGGTTGCCGACAGTGCAGGACGGCCGCAGGCTCGTCGCCGCGGCGCTGCGTGTGCCCAACGTCATGCCTGCCACCGTCGTCCTGCGTCCGGACGGTAGCGTTGCCCAAATCCTGCCCCGCTCATTCGTCGACGCCGACGACATCGCGGCGGCGGTCGATGAGTTGATCCGATCGAGCCGATAG
- the nth gene encoding endonuclease III has protein sequence MSAGAARAAKTRKWDTETQLGLVRRARRMNRTLAKAFPHVYCELDFTNPLELTVATILSAQSTDKRVNLTTPALFKKYRTALDYAQADRTELEELIRPTGFYRNKANSLIKLGQELVERFDGEVPRTLDELVTLPGVGRKTANVILGNAFDIPGITVDTHFGRLVRRWRWTAEEDPVKVEFAIAELIERSEWTLLSHRVIFHGRRVCHARKPACGVCVLAKDCPSYGIGPTDPPTAAALVKGPETEHLLALAGL, from the coding sequence GTGAGCGCGGGTGCCGCCCGAGCGGCGAAAACAAGGAAATGGGACACCGAGACGCAACTCGGTCTGGTTCGTCGTGCCCGCCGGATGAACCGGACGCTGGCCAAGGCGTTCCCGCACGTGTACTGCGAGCTGGACTTCACCAATCCGCTCGAGCTCACGGTCGCGACGATCCTCTCGGCGCAGAGCACCGACAAGCGGGTCAACCTGACCACCCCCGCGCTGTTCAAGAAGTACCGCACCGCGCTGGACTACGCGCAGGCCGACCGCACCGAACTCGAAGAGCTGATCCGCCCGACGGGGTTCTACCGCAACAAGGCCAATTCGCTGATCAAGCTCGGCCAGGAACTCGTCGAGCGCTTCGACGGTGAGGTGCCGAGGACCCTCGACGAGTTGGTGACCCTGCCCGGGGTCGGGCGCAAGACCGCCAACGTCATCCTCGGCAACGCCTTCGACATCCCCGGCATCACGGTGGACACCCACTTCGGCCGGCTCGTGCGGCGCTGGCGCTGGACCGCCGAGGAGGACCCGGTCAAGGTCGAGTTCGCGATCGCCGAGCTCATCGAACGCAGTGAGTGGACCCTGCTGAGCCACCGCGTGATCTTCCACGGCCGACGCGTGTGCCACGCCCGTAAACCCGCGTGCGGGGTGTGCGTGCTGGCCAAGGACTGCCCGTCGTACGGCATCGGCCCCACCGATCCGCCGACCGCGGCCGCACTGGTCAAAGGTCCCGAAACCGAGCATCTGCTGGCGCTGGCCGGTTTGTGA